From one Simplicispira suum genomic stretch:
- a CDS encoding nucleobase:cation symporter-2 family protein, translating to MQATVHPVDEHLPMGRLTALGLQHVLVMYAGAIAVPLIVGRALNLTPDQVAKLISADLFCCGLVTLIQSLGATQWFGIKLPVMMGVTFASVAPMVSMAQTTGGTAGAGLIFGSIIGAGVISILIAPAVSRMLRFFPPVVTGTIIAVIGISLMRVGINWIFGNPVGPTAPTVVNPDYVKWLSEVQATVGAPGSSLPPVPKGFAVIPTIPNPRYADLTGVGISALVLVSILMIARFAKGFLGNISVLLGIVIGAVAAAAMGLMHFDKVAKAPWFDLILPFEIATPVFDPILILTMTLIMIVVMIESTGMFLALGEMTDRKISQADLARGLRTDGLGTLIGGIFNTFPYTSFSQNVGLVAVTGVKSRFVCVAGGVILVFLGVLPKMGALVESLPTVVLGGAGLVMFGMVTATGIRILGGVDFRDNRANGMIVAVSIGVGMIPLVAPNFRQWMPHAIHPLIESGILLSSVTAVLLNVFFNGSQGDTSAAVNAARQADAH from the coding sequence ATGCAAGCGACTGTTCACCCTGTTGACGAGCACCTGCCGATGGGCAGGCTGACTGCGCTGGGCCTGCAGCACGTACTGGTGATGTATGCAGGCGCAATCGCCGTGCCGCTCATCGTCGGGCGTGCCCTCAATCTCACGCCCGACCAGGTGGCCAAGCTGATTTCGGCCGACCTGTTTTGCTGTGGCCTGGTCACGCTCATCCAGTCGCTGGGGGCAACCCAGTGGTTCGGCATCAAGCTGCCGGTGATGATGGGGGTGACTTTCGCCTCCGTCGCGCCCATGGTGTCCATGGCGCAGACCACGGGCGGAACCGCTGGCGCCGGCTTGATTTTTGGCTCCATCATTGGCGCGGGGGTGATTTCCATCCTCATCGCGCCCGCCGTCAGCCGCATGCTGCGCTTCTTTCCGCCGGTGGTGACGGGAACCATCATTGCCGTCATCGGCATCAGCCTGATGCGTGTCGGCATCAATTGGATTTTTGGCAATCCGGTCGGACCCACTGCACCGACCGTGGTCAATCCCGATTACGTCAAGTGGCTCAGCGAGGTGCAGGCCACCGTCGGCGCACCCGGCAGTTCGCTGCCCCCCGTCCCCAAGGGGTTTGCGGTGATACCGACCATCCCCAACCCCCGCTACGCGGATCTGACGGGCGTCGGCATCTCAGCACTGGTGCTGGTTTCGATTCTGATGATCGCCCGCTTCGCCAAAGGTTTTTTGGGAAACATTTCGGTGCTGCTGGGCATTGTCATTGGCGCGGTGGCTGCCGCTGCCATGGGGCTGATGCACTTCGACAAGGTGGCGAAAGCGCCCTGGTTTGATCTGATCCTGCCCTTTGAGATCGCCACGCCCGTCTTCGACCCCATTCTCATTCTCACCATGACGCTCATCATGATCGTGGTAATGATTGAATCGACCGGCATGTTTTTGGCGCTGGGCGAAATGACCGACCGAAAAATCAGCCAGGCCGACCTGGCGCGGGGCCTGCGCACCGACGGCCTGGGCACGCTGATCGGCGGCATCTTCAACACCTTTCCCTACACCAGCTTCTCGCAGAACGTCGGCCTGGTGGCAGTCACTGGCGTCAAGAGCCGCTTTGTCTGCGTCGCCGGCGGTGTCATCCTCGTCTTCCTGGGCGTGCTGCCAAAGATGGGCGCGCTGGTGGAATCGCTCCCTACGGTCGTTCTGGGGGGTGCCGGGCTGGTGATGTTCGGCATGGTCACCGCCACCGGCATCCGCATCCTGGGCGGTGTCGATTTCCGCGACAACCGGGCCAACGGCATGATCGTTGCCGTCTCCATCGGGGTGGGCATGATCCCGCTGGTGGCGCCCAACTTCCGCCAATGGATGCCGCATGCGATTCACCCGCTGATCGAATCGGGCATTCTGCTGTCGTCGGTCACGGCTGTTTTGCTCAACGTGTTCTTTAACGGATCGCAAGGCGACACCTCGGCCGCAGTGAATGCGGCGCGCCAAGCCGACGCACACTGA
- the uraD gene encoding 2-oxo-4-hydroxy-4-carboxy-5-ureidoimidazoline decarboxylase: MALTLQELNAASPAEALALLDGVYEHSPWIAAHALAERPFRSLAHLKHALASAVRNAPAEAQLALIRAHPELAGKAMVSKALTAESTHEQSTAGLTDCSPDEFARIQKLNQDYNARFGFPFIVAVRGPRGTGLTRSQIIETFARRLENHPDFERAEALRNIHRIAEIRLADKFDAHPKLGNDVWDWHESLARHSDPGYAEQGQLTVTYLTDAHRACAQRISHWMRDCGFDEVEVDAVGNVVGRYHGDTPGAKALLTGSHYDTVRNGGKYDGRLGIFVPMACVRELHRAGKRLPFAIEVVGFAEEEGQRYKATFLGSGALIGHFNPAWLEQQDADGISMRACMEGAGLCIADIPKLQRDPARYLGFVEVHIEQGPVLNELDLPLGVVTSINGSLRYVGEFMGMACHAGTTPMDRRSDAAAGAAELLLYVEQRAAQDGDSVGTVGVLQVPNGSINVVPGRCQFSLDLRAPNDAQRDALGTDVLGELAAIAARRGLQYRIEESMRAAAAPSAPVWQQRWERAVESLGVPVYRIPSGAGHDAMKLHEVMPQAMLFVRGENAGISHNPLESTTNDDMELAVQAFSHVLHQLAEASA, translated from the coding sequence ATGGCCCTGACCCTGCAAGAACTCAACGCCGCAAGCCCCGCAGAGGCGCTCGCCTTGCTGGACGGTGTCTACGAGCACTCGCCCTGGATTGCCGCACACGCGCTGGCCGAGCGCCCGTTTCGCTCGCTCGCGCACCTCAAGCACGCGCTGGCAAGCGCCGTGCGCAATGCGCCGGCAGAAGCGCAGCTCGCCTTGATTCGCGCCCACCCCGAACTGGCCGGCAAGGCCATGGTGAGCAAGGCGCTCACGGCCGAGTCCACGCACGAGCAATCCACAGCAGGCCTCACCGACTGCTCGCCGGACGAATTCGCGCGCATTCAAAAGCTCAACCAGGACTACAACGCGCGCTTTGGCTTTCCCTTTATCGTCGCGGTGCGCGGCCCGCGCGGCACGGGCCTGACCCGCAGCCAGATCATTGAGACCTTCGCCCGGCGCCTGGAGAACCACCCCGACTTCGAGCGTGCCGAGGCGCTGCGCAACATCCACCGCATTGCCGAAATCCGCCTGGCCGACAAGTTCGACGCCCACCCGAAGCTGGGCAACGATGTGTGGGACTGGCACGAATCGCTCGCCCGCCACTCGGACCCCGGCTACGCCGAACAGGGCCAGCTCACCGTCACCTACCTGACCGACGCGCACCGCGCCTGCGCCCAGCGCATCAGCCACTGGATGCGCGACTGCGGCTTTGACGAAGTCGAGGTGGACGCCGTCGGCAACGTGGTGGGGCGCTACCACGGCGACACGCCCGGCGCCAAAGCCTTGCTCACCGGCTCGCACTACGACACCGTGCGCAACGGCGGCAAATACGACGGGCGCCTGGGCATCTTCGTCCCCATGGCCTGCGTACGCGAACTGCACCGCGCGGGCAAGCGCCTGCCCTTTGCCATCGAGGTCGTGGGCTTTGCCGAGGAAGAAGGCCAGCGCTATAAGGCAACGTTTCTGGGCTCGGGCGCGCTGATTGGCCACTTCAACCCCGCCTGGCTGGAGCAGCAGGACGCGGACGGCATCTCCATGCGCGCCTGCATGGAAGGCGCAGGTTTGTGCATCGCCGACATTCCCAAACTGCAGCGCGACCCGGCGCGCTACCTGGGCTTTGTCGAGGTTCACATTGAGCAAGGCCCCGTGCTGAACGAACTCGACCTGCCGCTGGGCGTCGTCACCTCCATCAACGGCAGCCTGCGCTATGTGGGCGAATTTATGGGCATGGCCTGCCACGCCGGCACCACGCCCATGGATCGCCGCAGCGACGCGGCAGCCGGCGCAGCCGAGCTGCTGCTGTACGTGGAGCAGCGCGCCGCGCAGGACGGCGATTCGGTCGGTACCGTGGGCGTCCTGCAGGTACCCAATGGCTCGATCAACGTCGTGCCGGGCCGCTGCCAGTTCTCACTCGACCTGCGCGCCCCCAACGACGCGCAGCGCGACGCGCTGGGCACCGACGTGCTTGGCGAGCTCGCCGCCATTGCCGCGCGCCGCGGCCTGCAGTACCGCATTGAAGAATCCATGCGCGCCGCGGCTGCGCCCAGCGCACCGGTCTGGCAGCAGCGCTGGGAGCGCGCCGTTGAATCGCTCGGCGTGCCGGTGTACCGCATCCCCAGCGGCGCCGGACACGACGCAATGAAGCTGCACGAAGTCATGCCGCAGGCAATGCTGTTCGTGCGCGGCGAGAACGCTGGCATCAGCCACAACCCGCTGGAATCAACCACCAACGACGACATGGAGCTGGCCGTGCAGGCCTTCAGCCACGTCCTGCACCAACTTGCCGAGGCATCCGCATGA
- a CDS encoding NADP-dependent malic enzyme, whose product MTEPLSNAEMTLRDAAREYHRNPTRGKISVTPTKTLSNQRDLALAYSPGVAYPCLDIQADPSQAFEFTSRGNLVGVITNGTAVLGLGNIGPLASKPVMEGKGCLFKKFAGVDVFDIELAENDPDKLVEIIAALEPTLGGINLEDIKAPECFYIEEKLRERMNIPVFHDDQHGTAIISSAALLNGLELVGKDIAAVKVAVSGAGAAALACVDVMVGLGVLRSNVFMVDSKGVIYEGRPGGYDASKARYAQTTEARTLADVVNGADVFLGCSAPGVLTAEMVKTMADKPIILALANPEPEIRPELAKAVRPDCIIATGRSDYPNQVNNVLCFPYIFRGALDCGATKITEAMKLACVREIADLAKAEMSDEVAAAYAGQELRFGPDYLIPTPFDARLILRIAPAVARAAQESGVATRPIEDLEAYRQNLTRFVYQTSMFMRPVFAIAKAQPQRVAYAEGEDERVLRAAQFAVDDGLARPILIGRPAVIEARIARAGLRIQPGRDVEVCNPEDDPRFRTYWESYHALMGRNGATPEAAKAAVRRSNTLIASLMVHLGDADAMLCGLVGKFDSHLQHIRDIFGVEPGAHCLATVNALMLDKHTLFIADTYINDEPDALQLSEIALMAAKVVHRFGLPPKVAFLSHSNYGSSSRPSARKMREARDLFAAAAPDIECDGELHGDAALSESIREHSLLDSTLHGSANILICPNLDAANILFNVLKTTGSHGTTIGPILLGAAGAAHVLTPSSTVRRVVNMTALAAAHALSRKG is encoded by the coding sequence ATGACCGAACCTCTCAGCAACGCCGAAATGACCCTGCGCGACGCGGCGCGCGAATACCACCGCAATCCAACGCGCGGCAAAATTTCTGTCACCCCTACCAAGACGCTTTCCAACCAGCGCGATCTGGCGTTAGCCTATTCACCCGGTGTCGCCTACCCCTGCCTGGACATCCAGGCCGACCCATCGCAAGCGTTCGAGTTCACCTCGCGCGGCAACCTCGTGGGCGTAATCACCAACGGCACCGCCGTGCTGGGTCTGGGCAACATCGGCCCGCTGGCATCCAAGCCGGTGATGGAAGGCAAGGGGTGCTTGTTCAAGAAATTCGCCGGGGTCGACGTGTTCGATATCGAACTGGCAGAAAACGACCCGGACAAACTCGTCGAGATCATTGCTGCGCTGGAGCCCACGCTCGGCGGCATCAACCTCGAAGACATCAAGGCACCCGAGTGCTTCTACATCGAGGAAAAGCTGCGCGAGCGCATGAATATTCCGGTGTTCCACGACGACCAGCACGGCACCGCCATCATCTCGTCGGCCGCGCTGCTCAACGGCCTGGAACTTGTCGGCAAAGACATTGCCGCAGTGAAAGTGGCGGTCTCGGGCGCGGGTGCTGCGGCGCTTGCCTGCGTGGACGTGATGGTGGGCCTGGGCGTGCTGCGCAGCAACGTCTTCATGGTCGATTCCAAGGGCGTGATTTACGAAGGCCGCCCCGGCGGCTACGACGCTTCTAAGGCCCGTTACGCGCAAACCACCGAGGCGCGTACGCTGGCCGACGTGGTGAACGGCGCCGACGTGTTCCTGGGCTGCTCCGCGCCCGGCGTGCTGACGGCCGAGATGGTCAAGACCATGGCCGACAAGCCCATCATCCTGGCGCTGGCCAACCCGGAACCCGAAATCCGCCCCGAGCTCGCCAAGGCCGTGCGGCCCGATTGCATCATCGCCACCGGGCGCTCGGACTACCCGAACCAGGTCAACAACGTCCTGTGCTTCCCCTACATTTTCCGCGGTGCGCTCGACTGCGGCGCCACCAAGATCACCGAGGCGATGAAGCTCGCCTGCGTGCGCGAAATCGCCGATCTGGCCAAGGCGGAGATGAGCGACGAAGTGGCGGCTGCCTACGCCGGCCAGGAGCTGCGCTTCGGCCCCGACTATCTGATTCCCACGCCGTTCGATGCGCGCCTGATTCTGCGCATCGCCCCGGCCGTAGCGCGTGCGGCGCAAGAGTCTGGCGTGGCCACGCGCCCGATTGAAGACCTGGAAGCCTACCGCCAGAACCTGACCCGCTTCGTCTACCAGACCAGCATGTTCATGCGCCCGGTCTTTGCCATCGCCAAGGCCCAACCTCAGCGTGTGGCCTATGCCGAAGGCGAAGACGAGCGCGTACTGCGCGCAGCACAGTTTGCCGTGGACGACGGCCTGGCGCGCCCGATCCTGATTGGCCGCCCGGCCGTGATCGAAGCGCGCATTGCCCGCGCGGGTCTGCGCATCCAGCCGGGACGCGATGTCGAAGTCTGCAACCCCGAGGACGACCCGCGCTTTCGCACCTATTGGGAGAGCTACCACGCACTGATGGGCCGCAACGGTGCCACGCCCGAAGCAGCCAAGGCGGCCGTACGGCGCTCGAACACGCTGATTGCCTCGCTTATGGTGCACCTGGGCGACGCCGACGCCATGCTCTGCGGCCTGGTGGGCAAGTTCGACAGCCATTTGCAGCACATTCGCGACATCTTTGGCGTGGAGCCCGGCGCGCATTGCCTCGCCACCGTCAACGCACTGATGCTGGACAAACACACGCTGTTCATCGCCGACACCTACATCAACGACGAGCCGGACGCCCTGCAGCTCTCGGAAATCGCCCTGATGGCCGCCAAGGTGGTGCACCGTTTTGGCCTGCCACCCAAGGTGGCCTTTCTGTCGCACTCGAACTATGGCTCGTCGAGCCGGCCATCCGCCCGAAAAATGCGCGAGGCGCGTGACCTGTTTGCCGCCGCTGCGCCCGACATCGAATGCGACGGCGAACTGCACGGCGACGCGGCGCTCTCCGAGAGCATCCGGGAGCACAGCTTGCTGGATTCGACGCTGCACGGCTCAGCCAACATACTGATCTGCCCGAATCTGGATGCCGCCAACATTCTGTTCAACGTGCTCAAGACCACGGGCAGCCACGGCACCACCATTGGCCCGATTCTGCTGGGCGCAGCCGGTGCAGCGCATGTTCTTACGCCTTCTTCCACGGTCCGCCGCGTAGTCAATATGACGGCGCTGGCCGCAGCGCACGCGCTCTCGCGCAAGGGCTGA
- the ggt gene encoding gamma-glutamyltransferase: MKIRHTLLASSLALALLNLAACSSGSPAVAPQPAAPPAVQQTAAAKAAGAAYDFDMDVFHPVVAHHGMVATEQELASKIGLDILKAGGNAVDAAVGIGFALAVALPNAGNLGGGGFMMVYDAKTGKSVALDFREMAPSAATRDMYLGADGKVVNGKSLFTHYAVGVPGTVAGMEHALKTWGTMPLAKVVAPAAALAEQGYPVSETLAKVLLQTRKSMGQWPATQAIFWKNGEPLKAGDLLVQKDLAASMRLIGSEGAKAFYEGAIAQKIAFEMAPHKGALTLADLRNYKVVERVPTHGSYRGYEIVTMPPPSSGGPHLVQILNMLEPLPLAEWGSNSAQTIHYMAESMKLAYADRAEFLGDPDFVKIPLKGLTSKRYADSLRAGIDANHARLGKSIQPGKPQPYESDQTTHFSVVDQAGNAVAVTYTLNTNFGSGIVAAGTGILLNNEMDDFSAKPGVANAYGLVGGDANAVAAGKRPLSSMTPTLVLKDGKPVLVTGSPGGARIITTVLQTVVNTIDFGMNPAEAASTPRVHHQWTPDELRVEKGLSPDTLALLRQRGHNIAVKPSMGRTQTIALRAGVLYGYSDPRNPDGKTLGY; encoded by the coding sequence ATGAAAATTCGCCACACCTTGCTGGCCAGCAGCCTTGCGCTTGCGCTGCTGAACCTGGCCGCCTGCAGTTCCGGGTCGCCGGCCGTTGCCCCGCAGCCCGCCGCGCCACCCGCCGTACAGCAAACCGCAGCCGCCAAAGCGGCTGGCGCCGCCTACGACTTCGACATGGACGTGTTCCATCCCGTGGTGGCGCACCACGGCATGGTGGCGACCGAGCAGGAACTGGCGTCGAAGATCGGACTTGACATCCTCAAGGCGGGCGGCAACGCGGTGGATGCCGCCGTCGGCATCGGCTTTGCCCTGGCCGTGGCCTTGCCCAATGCCGGCAACCTGGGTGGCGGCGGTTTCATGATGGTGTACGACGCCAAAACCGGCAAAAGCGTGGCGCTCGACTTTCGCGAAATGGCGCCCAGCGCCGCCACGCGCGACATGTACCTGGGCGCTGATGGCAAGGTGGTGAACGGCAAATCGCTCTTCACGCACTATGCGGTGGGCGTGCCCGGCACGGTGGCCGGCATGGAGCACGCCTTGAAGACCTGGGGCACGATGCCGCTGGCCAAGGTGGTGGCCCCTGCCGCCGCGCTGGCCGAGCAAGGCTATCCGGTAAGCGAAACCCTGGCCAAAGTGCTGCTGCAGACCCGAAAGTCCATGGGCCAATGGCCGGCCACGCAGGCGATTTTCTGGAAAAACGGCGAGCCGCTCAAGGCCGGGGACCTGCTGGTGCAAAAAGACCTCGCCGCCTCCATGCGCCTGATTGGAAGCGAAGGCGCCAAGGCGTTCTACGAAGGCGCGATTGCACAGAAAATCGCCTTTGAGATGGCCCCGCACAAAGGCGCCCTCACGCTGGCTGACCTGCGCAACTACAAGGTGGTCGAGCGCGTGCCCACGCACGGCAGCTACCGCGGCTACGAGATCGTGACCATGCCGCCACCGTCCTCGGGTGGCCCGCACCTGGTGCAAATCCTCAACATGCTCGAGCCCCTGCCGCTGGCCGAGTGGGGTTCCAACAGCGCGCAGACCATCCACTACATGGCCGAGAGCATGAAGCTGGCCTACGCCGACCGTGCGGAATTTCTGGGCGACCCCGACTTCGTGAAAATTCCGCTCAAGGGCCTGACCTCCAAGCGCTACGCCGATTCGCTGCGCGCCGGCATCGACGCCAACCACGCACGCCTGGGCAAGAGCATCCAACCCGGCAAACCCCAGCCGTACGAAAGCGACCAGACTACGCACTTCTCGGTGGTCGACCAAGCCGGCAACGCCGTTGCTGTGACCTACACGCTGAACACCAACTTCGGCAGCGGCATCGTCGCCGCCGGCACCGGCATCCTGCTCAACAACGAAATGGACGATTTTTCGGCCAAGCCCGGCGTCGCCAACGCCTACGGCCTGGTGGGGGGCGACGCCAATGCGGTGGCGGCCGGCAAGCGCCCGCTCTCCTCCATGACGCCAACACTGGTGCTCAAGGACGGCAAGCCGGTGCTCGTCACGGGCAGCCCCGGCGGCGCGCGCATCATCACCACGGTATTGCAGACCGTGGTCAACACCATCGATTTCGGCATGAACCCGGCCGAGGCGGCATCGACTCCGCGCGTGCACCACCAGTGGACGCCCGACGAGTTGCGCGTGGAAAAAGGCCTCTCGCCCGACACCCTGGCGCTGCTGCGCCAGCGCGGCCACAACATTGCGGTGAAGCCCTCGATGGGCCGCACCCAGACCATCGCCCTGCGCGCAGGGGTGCTGTACGGCTACTCGGACCCACGCAACCCGGACGGCAAGACGCTGGGCTATTGA
- a CDS encoding M20 family metallopeptidase: protein MTTTTDYRALDAWIDQHFDEEIAFLQALVRVPTDTPPGNNAPHAERTAELLAPMGFEAERHPVPQAEVQAYGMESITNLIVRRPYGPTGSGRTVALNAHGDVVPPGEGWTHDPYGAEIVDGKMYGRATAVSKGDFASFTFAVRALEAVAKPTQGAIELHFTYDEEFGGLLGPGWLLKQGLTRPDLLLAAGFSYEVVTAHNGCLQLEVTVHGKMAHAAVPDTGVDALQGAVHILNALYALNAENRKLLSKVPGITHPYLNVGRIEGGTNTNVVPGKVTFKLDRRMIPEENVAQVEAAIRACIAKAAGECQGIAVDIRRLLLANAMTPLAGNQPLVDALQKHAGEVFGAVPPAIGTPLYTDVRLYAEQGIPGVIYGAGPRTVLESHAKRADERLDLEDLRRATKVIARALHDLLK, encoded by the coding sequence ATGACCACAACAACCGACTACCGCGCGCTCGACGCCTGGATTGACCAGCATTTCGACGAAGAAATAGCGTTCCTGCAGGCGCTGGTGCGCGTGCCCACCGACACGCCGCCCGGCAACAACGCACCCCACGCCGAACGCACGGCCGAGCTGCTGGCGCCCATGGGCTTCGAGGCCGAGCGCCACCCGGTGCCGCAGGCCGAAGTGCAGGCCTATGGCATGGAGAGCATCACCAACCTGATCGTGCGCCGCCCCTACGGCCCGACGGGCAGCGGGCGCACGGTGGCGCTGAATGCCCATGGCGACGTGGTACCGCCAGGCGAAGGCTGGACGCACGACCCCTACGGCGCAGAAATCGTCGACGGCAAGATGTACGGCCGCGCCACGGCCGTAAGCAAGGGCGACTTCGCCAGCTTCACCTTTGCGGTGCGCGCGCTCGAAGCCGTGGCCAAGCCCACGCAAGGCGCCATCGAACTGCACTTCACCTACGACGAGGAATTTGGCGGCCTGCTCGGCCCCGGCTGGCTGCTCAAACAAGGCCTCACCCGCCCCGACCTGCTGCTGGCAGCCGGTTTCTCCTACGAAGTGGTGACCGCGCACAACGGCTGCCTGCAGCTGGAAGTGACGGTGCACGGCAAGATGGCACACGCCGCGGTGCCGGACACCGGCGTCGATGCGCTGCAAGGCGCGGTGCATATCCTGAACGCCCTGTACGCCCTCAACGCCGAGAACCGCAAGCTGCTTTCCAAGGTTCCGGGCATCACCCACCCTTACCTGAATGTGGGCCGCATTGAGGGCGGCACCAACACCAACGTCGTTCCCGGCAAGGTCACGTTCAAGCTCGATCGACGCATGATTCCGGAAGAGAACGTTGCCCAGGTGGAGGCTGCCATTCGCGCCTGCATTGCCAAAGCAGCGGGGGAATGCCAAGGCATTGCCGTGGACATCCGCCGATTGTTGCTGGCCAACGCCATGACGCCGCTGGCAGGCAACCAGCCGCTGGTCGATGCCCTGCAAAAGCACGCGGGCGAAGTGTTTGGCGCGGTGCCGCCGGCCATTGGCACGCCGCTCTACACCGACGTGCGCCTGTACGCCGAGCAAGGCATTCCCGGCGTGATCTACGGCGCGGGGCCGCGCACCGTGCTCGAATCGCACGCCAAGCGCGCCGACGAGCGGCTCGATCTGGAAGACCTGCGCCGCGCCACCAAGGTGATTGCGCGCGCGCTGCATGACCTGCTGAAGTAA